One Cyprinus carpio isolate SPL01 chromosome B25, ASM1834038v1, whole genome shotgun sequence genomic region harbors:
- the LOC109064504 gene encoding ELKS/Rab6-interacting/CAST family member 1-like isoform X1 yields the protein MYGSSRSVSKMDSNHSGGRNNQGNSGRSPRLPRSPRMGHRRTNSMGGSGGGPGGSGGKTLSMENIQSLNAAYATSGPMYMSDNEVAIGTSSDLPKSGVATGRFGGSIPYGVRATVTGSTPDMAMVPAVSTDSMCFGGEIHAASTVPHSLRQARDNTIMELQAQLKEVLRENELLRKEIEVKESKLSSSMSSIKSFWSPELKKERALRKDEASKITVWKEQYRAVQDETQHLQTTVQALQAELRIQRDLNQLLQPPEEPLACEPSEEQERQAREVFLLRRTLEEMEVRLDTQRQTLVARDESVKKLLEMLHSKGPSTKASEEDHERTRRLADAEMHAHHLENLLEQRDKELVALREELHRRLEGTPETTKTKALQTVIEMKDSQISSLERGLRELEDQVMMLRSSSMLSCEERQEEAKQMEVYRNHTKFMKNKMDQVKQDLSRKDTQLLGLQTKLETLTNQFSDSKQHIEVLKESLTAKEQRAAILQTEVDALRLRLEEKETTLNKKSKQIQEMSEEKSTLNGEIHDLKDMLEVKERKVNVLQKKIENLQEQLRDKEKQMSSLRERVKSLQTDTSNTDTALTTLEDSLAEKERIIERLKEQRDREEREKAEELDSSKKELRELKEKVSMLQGDLSDRETSLLDLKEHASSLASSGLKKDSKLKSIEIALEQSREECIKLENQLKKAQSVAANSQANAEISERISSLEADVARHREDSAKAQAEVDRLLDILRQMENEKNDKDRKISELESVTSRQIKEQSKKSSGKHKEPSGKGRNVNDGPQQESLRQKAERIEELEEALRESVQITAEREMVLAQEEAARNHQEKQMEELLGAMEKVKLELESMKAKMSSTQQSLAEKEAHLTTLRAERRRHLEEVLEMKQEALLAAISEKDANIALLELSSSKKKKTQEEVAQLRREKDRLVQQLKQQTQNRMKLMADNYDDGYLKTPPDQTNHKPPKSPDQIRSGRKATVHRSSTLAT from the exons ATGTACGGAAGTTCACGCTCTGTGAGCAAAATGGACAGTAATCACAGTGGGGGTAGAAATAACCAGGGAAACTCTGGACGCTCGCCACGGCTACCTCGGTCACCCCGTATGGGTCACCGTCGCACCAACAGCATGGGGGGCAGCGGCGGAGGCCCGGGTGGCTCTGGAGGCAAGACGTTGTCCATGGAGAACATTCAATCTCTCAATGCTGCCTATGCCACGTCGGGACCGATGTATATGAGCGACAACGAGGTCGCAATCGGCACCTCCTCTGACCTCCCTAAAAGTGGCGTAGCGACGGGACGCTTCGGAGGAAGCATTCCTTACGGGGTCCGGGCAACGGTTACGGGCAGCACACCGGACATGGCCATGGTGCCGGCAGTGTCCACCGACTCTATGTGCTTTGGAGGGGAGATCCACGCTGCATCAACCGTCCCTCACTCGCTACGTCAGGCGAGGGACAACACCATCATGGAGCTCCAAGCCCAGCTCAAGGAGGTGCTGAGGGAGAACGAGCTCCTTCGGAAGGAGATCGAGGTGAAGGAGAGCAAGCTCAGCTCCTCCATGAGCTCCATCAAAAGCTTCTGGAGCCCAGAGCTGAAGAAGGAACGTGCGCTGCGCAAAGACGAGGCATCCAAAATAACAGTGTGGAAGGAGCAGTACCGCGCTGTGCAAGACGAGACACAG CACCTGCAGACAACCGTGCAGGCGCTGCAGGCCGAGCTGCGTATCCAGCGCGACTTGAACCAGCTACTCCAGCCGCCCGAGGAGCCGCTGGCCTGCGAGCCCAGCGAGGAGCAGGAGCGGCAGGCTCGAGAGGTGTTCTTGCTCCGCCGTACCCTGGAGGAAATGGAGGTTCGCCTGGATACCCAGCGGCAGACGCTAGTTGCTCGCGATGAGTCAGTCAAAAAGCTCCTGGAGATGTTGCACAGCAAGGGACCCTCCACTAAAGCCAGTGAAGAGGATCATGAGCGCACACGTCGCCTCGCAGATGCCGAGATGCACGCGCACCACCTGGAGAACCTTCTAGAACAGCGTGATAAAGAGCTAGTGGCTTTGAGAGAG GAGCTGCATCGCCGCCTCGAGGGGACGCCAGAGACTACGAAAACCAAAGCTCTTCAGACTGTAATTGAGATGAAG GATTCCCAGATCAGTTCTCTAGAGCGGGGCCTTAGAGAGCTGGAGGACCAGGTCATGATGCTCCGCTCCAGTAGCATGCTTAGCTGTGAGGAACGGCAGGAAGAGGCCAAGCAGATGGAGGTCTACCGCAACCACACTAAGTTCATGAAGAACAAG ATGGACCAAGTTAAGCAAGACCTTTCCAGGAAGGACACCCAGCTCCTTGGATTGCAGACCAAGCTGGAGACCCTGACTAACCAGTTCTCTGACAGCAAACAGCATATTGAAGTGCTTAAAGAGTCTCTGACTGCCAAAGAACAACGTGCTGCTATTCTACAGACAGAG GTGGATGCTCTGAGGTTGCGTCTGGAGGAGAAGGAAACCACGTTAAACAAAAAGAGTAAGCAAATCCAGGAAATGTCTGAAGAAAAGAGCACACTCAACGGAGAAATCCATGATCTGAAGGACATGCTGGAGGTCAAGGAGCGTAAAGTCAACGTACTTCAGAAGAAA ATTGAAAACCTGCAGGAGCAGCTGAGGGATAAAGAGAAGCAGATGAGCAGCCTTAGAGAGAGGGTGAAGTCCCTACAGACAGACACGTCTAATACAGACACGGCCCTCACTACACTGGAGGACTCACTGGCCGAGAAG GAACGTATTATTGAGCGCCTGAAGGAGCAACGTGACCGCGAGGAGCGAGAGAAGGCAGAGGAGCTGGACAGCAGTAAAAAAGAGCTGAGGGAGTTAAAGGAGAAAGTCAGCATGCTGCAGGGAGACCTGTCGGACCGAGAG ACTTCTCTGCTGGACCTCAAAGAACATGCATCGTCGCTGGCCTCATCTGGCCTGAAGAAAGACTCCAAACTGAAAAGCATAGAGATCGCCCTTGAACAGAGCCGGGAGGAATGCATTAAACTTGAGAACCAACTAAAGAAG GCCCAGAGTGTCGCAGCCAATTCACAGGCCAACGCAGAGATATCTGAAAGGATTTCTTCACTTGAAGCTGATGTGGCCAGACACCGAGAAGACTCCGCCAAAGCCCAGGCTGAAGTTGATCGTCTATTAGACATTCTGCGTCAGATGGAGAATGAGAAGAACGACAAAGACAGAAAAATCAGTGAGCTGGAGAG TGTGACTTCCAG GCAAATAAAAGAGCAGAGTAAGAAGTCCTCTGGCAAACACAAGGAGCCGTCAGGGAAGGGCAGAAATGTCAACGATGGCCCACAGCAG GAGTCCCTGCGGCAGAAGGCAGAGCGTATCGAGGAGCTGGAGGAGGCTCTCAGAGAGAGCGTTCAAATCACTGCCGAGAGAGAGATGGTGCTGGCGCAGGAGGAGGCCGCACGAAACCACCAGGAGAAACAG ATGGAAGAGCTACTGGGAGCGATGGAGAAAGTGAAGCTGGAGCTCGAGTCCATGAAGGCCAAGATGTCGTCCACCCAGCAGTCTCTGGCAGAGAAAGAAGCTCATCTGACCACACTGAGGGCTGAGAGGAGGCGACACCTGGAGGAGGTGCTGGAGATGAA ACAGGAGGCTCTGCTGGCAGCCATAAGTGAGAAAGATGCTAACATAGCTTTGCTGGAGCTGTCTTCatccaaaaaaaagaagacacaAGAGGAAGTGGCCCAGCTGCGGAGAGAGAAGGACCGTTTGGTGCAGCAGCTCAAACAGCAG ACACAGAACCGTATGAAGCTCATGGCGGATAATTACGACGACGGCTACTTGAAAACCCCACCTGACCAGACCAACCACAAACCTCCAAAATCACCCGATCAG ATAAGATCTGGGCGGAAAGCTACAGTGCACAGGAGCTCTACACTGGCCACCTGA
- the LOC109064504 gene encoding ELKS/Rab6-interacting/CAST family member 1-like isoform X2: MYGSSRSVSKMDSNHSGGRNNQGNSGRSPRLPRSPRMGHRRTNSMGGSGGGPGGSGGKTLSMENIQSLNAAYATSGPMYMSDNEVAIGTSSDLPKSGVATGRFGGSIPYGVRATVTGSTPDMAMVPAVSTDSMCFGGEIHAASTVPHSLRQARDNTIMELQAQLKEVLRENELLRKEIEVKESKLSSSMSSIKSFWSPELKKERALRKDEASKITVWKEQYRAVQDETQHLQTTVQALQAELRIQRDLNQLLQPPEEPLACEPSEEQERQAREVFLLRRTLEEMEVRLDTQRQTLVARDESVKKLLEMLHSKGPSTKASEEDHERTRRLADAEMHAHHLENLLEQRDKELVALREELHRRLEGTPETTKTKALQTVIEMKDSQISSLERGLRELEDQVMMLRSSSMLSCEERQEEAKQMEVYRNHTKFMKNKMDQVKQDLSRKDTQLLGLQTKLETLTNQFSDSKQHIEVLKESLTAKEQRAAILQTEVDALRLRLEEKETTLNKKSKQIQEMSEEKSTLNGEIHDLKDMLEVKERKVNVLQKKIENLQEQLRDKEKQMSSLRERVKSLQTDTSNTDTALTTLEDSLAEKERIIERLKEQRDREEREKAEELDSSKKELRELKEKVSMLQGDLSDRETSLLDLKEHASSLASSGLKKDSKLKSIEIALEQSREECIKLENQLKKAQSVAANSQANAEISERISSLEADVARHREDSAKAQAEVDRLLDILRQMENEKNDKDRKISELESVTSRQIKEQSKKSSGKHKEPSGKGRNVNDGPQQESLRQKAERIEELEEALRESVQITAEREMVLAQEEAARNHQEKQMEELLGAMEKVKLELESMKAKMSSTQQSLAEKEAHLTTLRAERRRHLEEVLEMKQEALLAAISEKDANIALLELSSSKKKKTQEEVAQLRREKDRLVQQLKQQTQNRMKLMADNYDDGYLKTPPDQTNHKPPKSPDQDDEEGIWA, encoded by the exons ATGTACGGAAGTTCACGCTCTGTGAGCAAAATGGACAGTAATCACAGTGGGGGTAGAAATAACCAGGGAAACTCTGGACGCTCGCCACGGCTACCTCGGTCACCCCGTATGGGTCACCGTCGCACCAACAGCATGGGGGGCAGCGGCGGAGGCCCGGGTGGCTCTGGAGGCAAGACGTTGTCCATGGAGAACATTCAATCTCTCAATGCTGCCTATGCCACGTCGGGACCGATGTATATGAGCGACAACGAGGTCGCAATCGGCACCTCCTCTGACCTCCCTAAAAGTGGCGTAGCGACGGGACGCTTCGGAGGAAGCATTCCTTACGGGGTCCGGGCAACGGTTACGGGCAGCACACCGGACATGGCCATGGTGCCGGCAGTGTCCACCGACTCTATGTGCTTTGGAGGGGAGATCCACGCTGCATCAACCGTCCCTCACTCGCTACGTCAGGCGAGGGACAACACCATCATGGAGCTCCAAGCCCAGCTCAAGGAGGTGCTGAGGGAGAACGAGCTCCTTCGGAAGGAGATCGAGGTGAAGGAGAGCAAGCTCAGCTCCTCCATGAGCTCCATCAAAAGCTTCTGGAGCCCAGAGCTGAAGAAGGAACGTGCGCTGCGCAAAGACGAGGCATCCAAAATAACAGTGTGGAAGGAGCAGTACCGCGCTGTGCAAGACGAGACACAG CACCTGCAGACAACCGTGCAGGCGCTGCAGGCCGAGCTGCGTATCCAGCGCGACTTGAACCAGCTACTCCAGCCGCCCGAGGAGCCGCTGGCCTGCGAGCCCAGCGAGGAGCAGGAGCGGCAGGCTCGAGAGGTGTTCTTGCTCCGCCGTACCCTGGAGGAAATGGAGGTTCGCCTGGATACCCAGCGGCAGACGCTAGTTGCTCGCGATGAGTCAGTCAAAAAGCTCCTGGAGATGTTGCACAGCAAGGGACCCTCCACTAAAGCCAGTGAAGAGGATCATGAGCGCACACGTCGCCTCGCAGATGCCGAGATGCACGCGCACCACCTGGAGAACCTTCTAGAACAGCGTGATAAAGAGCTAGTGGCTTTGAGAGAG GAGCTGCATCGCCGCCTCGAGGGGACGCCAGAGACTACGAAAACCAAAGCTCTTCAGACTGTAATTGAGATGAAG GATTCCCAGATCAGTTCTCTAGAGCGGGGCCTTAGAGAGCTGGAGGACCAGGTCATGATGCTCCGCTCCAGTAGCATGCTTAGCTGTGAGGAACGGCAGGAAGAGGCCAAGCAGATGGAGGTCTACCGCAACCACACTAAGTTCATGAAGAACAAG ATGGACCAAGTTAAGCAAGACCTTTCCAGGAAGGACACCCAGCTCCTTGGATTGCAGACCAAGCTGGAGACCCTGACTAACCAGTTCTCTGACAGCAAACAGCATATTGAAGTGCTTAAAGAGTCTCTGACTGCCAAAGAACAACGTGCTGCTATTCTACAGACAGAG GTGGATGCTCTGAGGTTGCGTCTGGAGGAGAAGGAAACCACGTTAAACAAAAAGAGTAAGCAAATCCAGGAAATGTCTGAAGAAAAGAGCACACTCAACGGAGAAATCCATGATCTGAAGGACATGCTGGAGGTCAAGGAGCGTAAAGTCAACGTACTTCAGAAGAAA ATTGAAAACCTGCAGGAGCAGCTGAGGGATAAAGAGAAGCAGATGAGCAGCCTTAGAGAGAGGGTGAAGTCCCTACAGACAGACACGTCTAATACAGACACGGCCCTCACTACACTGGAGGACTCACTGGCCGAGAAG GAACGTATTATTGAGCGCCTGAAGGAGCAACGTGACCGCGAGGAGCGAGAGAAGGCAGAGGAGCTGGACAGCAGTAAAAAAGAGCTGAGGGAGTTAAAGGAGAAAGTCAGCATGCTGCAGGGAGACCTGTCGGACCGAGAG ACTTCTCTGCTGGACCTCAAAGAACATGCATCGTCGCTGGCCTCATCTGGCCTGAAGAAAGACTCCAAACTGAAAAGCATAGAGATCGCCCTTGAACAGAGCCGGGAGGAATGCATTAAACTTGAGAACCAACTAAAGAAG GCCCAGAGTGTCGCAGCCAATTCACAGGCCAACGCAGAGATATCTGAAAGGATTTCTTCACTTGAAGCTGATGTGGCCAGACACCGAGAAGACTCCGCCAAAGCCCAGGCTGAAGTTGATCGTCTATTAGACATTCTGCGTCAGATGGAGAATGAGAAGAACGACAAAGACAGAAAAATCAGTGAGCTGGAGAG TGTGACTTCCAG GCAAATAAAAGAGCAGAGTAAGAAGTCCTCTGGCAAACACAAGGAGCCGTCAGGGAAGGGCAGAAATGTCAACGATGGCCCACAGCAG GAGTCCCTGCGGCAGAAGGCAGAGCGTATCGAGGAGCTGGAGGAGGCTCTCAGAGAGAGCGTTCAAATCACTGCCGAGAGAGAGATGGTGCTGGCGCAGGAGGAGGCCGCACGAAACCACCAGGAGAAACAG ATGGAAGAGCTACTGGGAGCGATGGAGAAAGTGAAGCTGGAGCTCGAGTCCATGAAGGCCAAGATGTCGTCCACCCAGCAGTCTCTGGCAGAGAAAGAAGCTCATCTGACCACACTGAGGGCTGAGAGGAGGCGACACCTGGAGGAGGTGCTGGAGATGAA ACAGGAGGCTCTGCTGGCAGCCATAAGTGAGAAAGATGCTAACATAGCTTTGCTGGAGCTGTCTTCatccaaaaaaaagaagacacaAGAGGAAGTGGCCCAGCTGCGGAGAGAGAAGGACCGTTTGGTGCAGCAGCTCAAACAGCAG ACACAGAACCGTATGAAGCTCATGGCGGATAATTACGACGACGGCTACTTGAAAACCCCACCTGACCAGACCAACCACAAACCTCCAAAATCACCCGATCAG GATGATGAGGAGGGCATTTGGGCATAG
- the LOC109064504 gene encoding ELKS/Rab6-interacting/CAST family member 1-like isoform X3, with the protein MYGSSRSVSKMDSNHSGGRNNQGNSGRSPRLPRSPRMGHRRTNSMGGSGGGPGGSGGKTLSMENIQSLNAAYATSGPMYMSDNEVAIGTSSDLPKSGVATGRFGGSIPYGVRATVTGSTPDMAMVPAVSTDSMCFGGEIHAASTVPHSLRQARDNTIMELQAQLKEVLRENELLRKEIEVKESKLSSSMSSIKSFWSPELKKERALRKDEASKITVWKEQYRAVQDETQHLQTTVQALQAELRIQRDLNQLLQPPEEPLACEPSEEQERQAREVFLLRRTLEEMEVRLDTQRQTLVARDESVKKLLEMLHSKGPSTKASEEDHERTRRLADAEMHAHHLENLLEQRDKELVALREELHRRLEGTPETTKTKALQTVIEMKDSQISSLERGLRELEDQVMMLRSSSMLSCEERQEEAKQMEVYRNHTKFMKNKMDQVKQDLSRKDTQLLGLQTKLETLTNQFSDSKQHIEVLKESLTAKEQRAAILQTEVDALRLRLEEKETTLNKKSKQIQEMSEEKSTLNGEIHDLKDMLEVKERKVNVLQKKIENLQEQLRDKEKQMSSLRERVKSLQTDTSNTDTALTTLEDSLAEKERIIERLKEQRDREEREKAEELDSSKKELRELKEKVSMLQGDLSDRETSLLDLKEHASSLASSGLKKDSKLKSIEIALEQSREECIKLENQLKKAQSVAANSQANAEISERISSLEADVARHREDSAKAQAEVDRLLDILRQMENEKNDKDRKISELERQIKEQSKKSSGKHKEPSGKGRNVNDGPQQESLRQKAERIEELEEALRESVQITAEREMVLAQEEAARNHQEKQMEELLGAMEKVKLELESMKAKMSSTQQSLAEKEAHLTTLRAERRRHLEEVLEMKQEALLAAISEKDANIALLELSSSKKKKTQEEVAQLRREKDRLVQQLKQQTQNRMKLMADNYDDGYLKTPPDQTNHKPPKSPDQDDEEGIWA; encoded by the exons ATGTACGGAAGTTCACGCTCTGTGAGCAAAATGGACAGTAATCACAGTGGGGGTAGAAATAACCAGGGAAACTCTGGACGCTCGCCACGGCTACCTCGGTCACCCCGTATGGGTCACCGTCGCACCAACAGCATGGGGGGCAGCGGCGGAGGCCCGGGTGGCTCTGGAGGCAAGACGTTGTCCATGGAGAACATTCAATCTCTCAATGCTGCCTATGCCACGTCGGGACCGATGTATATGAGCGACAACGAGGTCGCAATCGGCACCTCCTCTGACCTCCCTAAAAGTGGCGTAGCGACGGGACGCTTCGGAGGAAGCATTCCTTACGGGGTCCGGGCAACGGTTACGGGCAGCACACCGGACATGGCCATGGTGCCGGCAGTGTCCACCGACTCTATGTGCTTTGGAGGGGAGATCCACGCTGCATCAACCGTCCCTCACTCGCTACGTCAGGCGAGGGACAACACCATCATGGAGCTCCAAGCCCAGCTCAAGGAGGTGCTGAGGGAGAACGAGCTCCTTCGGAAGGAGATCGAGGTGAAGGAGAGCAAGCTCAGCTCCTCCATGAGCTCCATCAAAAGCTTCTGGAGCCCAGAGCTGAAGAAGGAACGTGCGCTGCGCAAAGACGAGGCATCCAAAATAACAGTGTGGAAGGAGCAGTACCGCGCTGTGCAAGACGAGACACAG CACCTGCAGACAACCGTGCAGGCGCTGCAGGCCGAGCTGCGTATCCAGCGCGACTTGAACCAGCTACTCCAGCCGCCCGAGGAGCCGCTGGCCTGCGAGCCCAGCGAGGAGCAGGAGCGGCAGGCTCGAGAGGTGTTCTTGCTCCGCCGTACCCTGGAGGAAATGGAGGTTCGCCTGGATACCCAGCGGCAGACGCTAGTTGCTCGCGATGAGTCAGTCAAAAAGCTCCTGGAGATGTTGCACAGCAAGGGACCCTCCACTAAAGCCAGTGAAGAGGATCATGAGCGCACACGTCGCCTCGCAGATGCCGAGATGCACGCGCACCACCTGGAGAACCTTCTAGAACAGCGTGATAAAGAGCTAGTGGCTTTGAGAGAG GAGCTGCATCGCCGCCTCGAGGGGACGCCAGAGACTACGAAAACCAAAGCTCTTCAGACTGTAATTGAGATGAAG GATTCCCAGATCAGTTCTCTAGAGCGGGGCCTTAGAGAGCTGGAGGACCAGGTCATGATGCTCCGCTCCAGTAGCATGCTTAGCTGTGAGGAACGGCAGGAAGAGGCCAAGCAGATGGAGGTCTACCGCAACCACACTAAGTTCATGAAGAACAAG ATGGACCAAGTTAAGCAAGACCTTTCCAGGAAGGACACCCAGCTCCTTGGATTGCAGACCAAGCTGGAGACCCTGACTAACCAGTTCTCTGACAGCAAACAGCATATTGAAGTGCTTAAAGAGTCTCTGACTGCCAAAGAACAACGTGCTGCTATTCTACAGACAGAG GTGGATGCTCTGAGGTTGCGTCTGGAGGAGAAGGAAACCACGTTAAACAAAAAGAGTAAGCAAATCCAGGAAATGTCTGAAGAAAAGAGCACACTCAACGGAGAAATCCATGATCTGAAGGACATGCTGGAGGTCAAGGAGCGTAAAGTCAACGTACTTCAGAAGAAA ATTGAAAACCTGCAGGAGCAGCTGAGGGATAAAGAGAAGCAGATGAGCAGCCTTAGAGAGAGGGTGAAGTCCCTACAGACAGACACGTCTAATACAGACACGGCCCTCACTACACTGGAGGACTCACTGGCCGAGAAG GAACGTATTATTGAGCGCCTGAAGGAGCAACGTGACCGCGAGGAGCGAGAGAAGGCAGAGGAGCTGGACAGCAGTAAAAAAGAGCTGAGGGAGTTAAAGGAGAAAGTCAGCATGCTGCAGGGAGACCTGTCGGACCGAGAG ACTTCTCTGCTGGACCTCAAAGAACATGCATCGTCGCTGGCCTCATCTGGCCTGAAGAAAGACTCCAAACTGAAAAGCATAGAGATCGCCCTTGAACAGAGCCGGGAGGAATGCATTAAACTTGAGAACCAACTAAAGAAG GCCCAGAGTGTCGCAGCCAATTCACAGGCCAACGCAGAGATATCTGAAAGGATTTCTTCACTTGAAGCTGATGTGGCCAGACACCGAGAAGACTCCGCCAAAGCCCAGGCTGAAGTTGATCGTCTATTAGACATTCTGCGTCAGATGGAGAATGAGAAGAACGACAAAGACAGAAAAATCAGTGAGCTGGAGAG GCAAATAAAAGAGCAGAGTAAGAAGTCCTCTGGCAAACACAAGGAGCCGTCAGGGAAGGGCAGAAATGTCAACGATGGCCCACAGCAG GAGTCCCTGCGGCAGAAGGCAGAGCGTATCGAGGAGCTGGAGGAGGCTCTCAGAGAGAGCGTTCAAATCACTGCCGAGAGAGAGATGGTGCTGGCGCAGGAGGAGGCCGCACGAAACCACCAGGAGAAACAG ATGGAAGAGCTACTGGGAGCGATGGAGAAAGTGAAGCTGGAGCTCGAGTCCATGAAGGCCAAGATGTCGTCCACCCAGCAGTCTCTGGCAGAGAAAGAAGCTCATCTGACCACACTGAGGGCTGAGAGGAGGCGACACCTGGAGGAGGTGCTGGAGATGAA ACAGGAGGCTCTGCTGGCAGCCATAAGTGAGAAAGATGCTAACATAGCTTTGCTGGAGCTGTCTTCatccaaaaaaaagaagacacaAGAGGAAGTGGCCCAGCTGCGGAGAGAGAAGGACCGTTTGGTGCAGCAGCTCAAACAGCAG ACACAGAACCGTATGAAGCTCATGGCGGATAATTACGACGACGGCTACTTGAAAACCCCACCTGACCAGACCAACCACAAACCTCCAAAATCACCCGATCAG GATGATGAGGAGGGCATTTGGGCATAG